A genomic segment from Nicotiana tabacum cultivar K326 chromosome 7, ASM71507v2, whole genome shotgun sequence encodes:
- the LOC107785945 gene encoding (-)-camphene/tricyclene synthase, chloroplastic-like produces MLFTNVGILLPMATSRRPPPNTCFPSFTPGKSSTISCHSKAEPPLNHSTISTNQSSSSDLNPIRRSGNYEPTTWDFEYIQSIHNDYVGEKYIKRFNKLKKEMKEKMMILINEGSEELDKLELIDNLQRLGVSYHFNDEIMQILRSIYLNASSGDSLYARALKFRLLRQHGFHISQDILNDFKDEQGNLKQSLCKNIKGLLQLYEASFLSTETESTFLECANIFAKSHLQNYLNNQIYDEDDVTVTLVRHALELPLHWMMLRVETRWYINIYEKMPNANPLLLELAKLDFNIVQATHQEDLRNLSRWWKNSCLAQRLPFTRDRIVEAFLWIAGMMFEPQKNHLCRTLLTRVTAMATVIDDIYDVYGTLDELELFTRAVERMDLKAIDHLPDYMKVCYLALFNTLTEIAYEVLKEQGINIIPYLQKSWGDLCKAYLQEARWYYKGYIPTLEEYMDNAWISVGSLVIVFNAFFFVTNPITKEALEYLSKYPDIIRWSATIIRLADDLATTSDEMKRGDVAKSIQCYMNEKGVSEEDARKHISSLINETWKLINTAQRENSIFSEAFIRCGVNIARTGQSIYQYGDGHGIQNSMIENRNSELFFEPIKISVP; encoded by the exons ATGTTATTCACCAACGTAGGGATACTGCTACCCATGGCTACCTCCAGAAGACCTCCACCTAATACCTGTTTTCCCTCTTTTACCCCTGGAAAATCATCAACAATATCCTGCCATTCTAAAGCTGAACCACCACTTAATCACTCTACTATTTCCACTAATCAGTCATCATCTTCAGATCTTAATCCCATTAGGCGTTCAGGGAACTACGAACCCACCACGTGGGATTTTGAATATATTCAGTCCATACACAATGATTATGTG GGAGAGAAGTATATCAAACGGTTTAACAAACTGAagaaggaaatgaaggagaaGATGATGATATTGATTAATGAGGGATCAGAAGAATTAGATAAGTTGGAGCTAATTGATAATTTACAAAGGCTTGGAGTAAGTTACCACTTCAACGATGAAATCATGCAAATTTTGAGGAGCATATACCTAAATGCATCCTCAGGAGATTCATTATACGCCAGAGCCTTGAAATTTAGACTCTTGAGACAGCATGGTTTTCATATCTCTCAAG ATATATTGAACGATTTCAAGGATGAGCAGGGTAACCTCAAGCAAAGTCTCTGTAAAAATATAAAAGGGTTGTTACAATTATATGAAGCTTCATTTCTCTCTACCGAAACTGAAAGCACTTTTCTAGAGTGCGCCAATATATTTGCAAAATCTCATCTACAGAATTATCTGAACAATCAAATATATGATGAAGACGATGTGACAGTCACACTAGTGCGCCATGCCCTGGAACTTCCTTTGCATTGGATGATGTTGAGAGTTGAGACAAGGTGGTATATAAACATTTATGAGAAAATGCCAAATGCTAATCCTCTTCTGCTGGAACTTGCTAAGTTGGACTTCAACATTGTTCAAGCAACACACCAAGAAGATTTAAGAAATCTATCAAG GTGGTGGAAGAACTCATGCCTTGCACAAAGATTGCCATTTACGAGGGATAGAATTGTTGAAGCTTTCTTATGGATAGCGGGGATGATGTTTGAACCTCAAAAGAACCACCTCTGCCGAACACTGTTGACAAGGGTCACTGCTATGGCTACAGTTATAGATGATATTTATGATGTCTATGGCACTCTTGATGAGTTGGAACTCTTCACTCGTGCTGTTGAAAG AATGGACCTAAAAGCGATTGACCATCTTCCAGACTATATGAAAGTATGTTACCTTGCACTCTTCAACACTCTCACTGAAATTGCCTATGAAGTACTCAAAGAGCAAGGGATCAACATCATACCCTACcttcaaaaatca TGGGGAGATTTGTGCAAAGCTTACTTACAAGAAGCAAGATGGTACTACAAAGGGTATATACCAACTCTGGAAGAATACATGGATAATGCATGGATTTCAGTTGGAAGTCTTGTTATAGTATTCAATGCATTCTTCTTTGTCACCAATCCAATTACCAAAGAGGCGCTGGAATACTTAAGCAAGTACCCTGACATTATTCGTTGGTCTGCTACAATTATTCGTCTTGCTGATGATTTAGCGACAACATCT GATGAAATGAAAAGAGGTGATGTTGCCAAGTCAATTCAATGTTACATGAATGAGAAGGGTGTTTCCGAAGAAGATGCAAGAAAACACATCAGTTCTTTGATAAATGAAACATGGAAACTGATCAACACGGCTCAACGGGAAAATTCAATATTTTCTGAAGCATTCATTAGATGTGGGGTAAATATTGCAAGAACGGGACAGAGCATTTACCAGTATGGAGATGGGCATGGAATTCAAAATTCTATGATTGAAAATCGCAATTCCGAATTATTTTTTGAGCCCATCAAAATTTCAGTTCCATAA
- the LOC142162202 gene encoding uncharacterized protein LOC142162202, protein MTGTTNSSTSIGGSSKYTSDPSSPLFLLSSDVPGVSLVSVPFSGTGFGGFIDGSCVKPDANSPEYKQWNRCNNMVISWLTSSLSLDITETVQYFETTESIWKQLNSRYGSANGTKVFELKRELASTYQAKEVFRRRKNRTKSINFLWKPGHSIDKCYKYHDFPPTFKVAKGRRTATNVSIESDSSAPNHLPGSQTSLHTAATSDQDSLTWIVDSGASDHMTSNKNFLINITPLPIPFLVSLPNGYKVNVTCTEQFDCIVQFTKISCIIQGPSLKKLLDLGKLDSRLYKFVWEKPSQQQSIPSYACNSLPSCLILVFFLVLLPSPLLHNKSPYELLFGKAPSYSHLRTFGYICYATIPIPHKDKLKPRAILCIFLGYTFAKKGYKLFNLNSRKCFVSRDVIFHEHHFPFSPDFSFPDISAVFPPASPYPVNSPVSFSYDESHPVSSSLSFE, encoded by the exons ATGACTGGTACTACTAATTCATCTACCAGTATTGGTGGATCTTCTAAGTATACTTCTGACCCTTCCTCCCCTCTATTCCTTCTTTCGTCTGATGTTCCCGGAGTGTCTCTGGTATCTGTTCCTTTTTCAGGGACTGGATTTGGAG GGTTTATTGATGGGTCATGTGTCAAACCTGATGCAAATTCACCTGAGTATAAGCAATGGAATAGATGTAATAACATGGTTATATCGTGGCTGACTAGTTCCTTATCTCTTGATATAACTGAAACTGTCCAATATTTTGAAACAACTGAAAGTATTTGGAAACAGTTAAATAGTAGATATGGGAGTGCAAATGGGACTAAAGTGTTTGAGTTAAAGAGAGAACTTGCTTCTACTTACCAAG CTAAAGAGGTCTTCAGAAGGAGAAAGAATAGGACAAAGTCCATCAATTTCTTATGG AAACCTGGGCACTCAATTGATAAATGCTACAAGTACCATGACTTTCCTCCCACTTTCAAGGTTGCTAAAGGAAGAAGAACAGCTACAAATGTGAGCATAGAGTCTGATTCTTCTGCTCCTAATCATCTTCCTGGTAGTCAGACATCTCTCCATACTGCTGCTACTAGTGATCAAG ATTCTTTGACTTGGATAGTTGATTCTGGTGCATCTGACCATATGACTTCTAACAAAAACTTTCTTATTAATATCACTCCATTACCTATTCCCTTTCTTGTTTCCCTTCCAAATGGGTATAAAGTTAACGTTACATGCACAG AACAATTTGATTGCATAGTTCAGTTTACCAAAATATCATGCATCATACAGGGCCCTTCTTTGAAGAAGCTTCTAGATCTTGGTAAATTGGACAGTAGATTGTACAAGTTTGTGTGGGAGAAACCTTCTCAACAACAGTCTATCCCATCATATGCCTGTAACAGCTTACCATCATGTCTGATTCTAGTTTTTTTCCTTGTTCT GCTTCCATCTCCCTTACTTCATAACAAATCCCCTTATGAATTGTTGTTTGGAAAAGCACCAAGTTACTCTCATTTAAGAACCTTTGGCTATATTTGCTATGCTACTATTCCAATTCCACATAAGGATAAACTAAAACCTAGAGCCATTCTTTGTATATTCCTTGGTTATACTTTTGCTAAGAAAGGTTATAAACTGTTTAATCTGAACTCTAGGAAATGCTTTGTTTCTAGAGATGTCATTTTTCATGAGCATCACTTTCCGTTTTCTCCTGATTTTTCCTTTCCTGATATCTCTGCAGTTTTCCCACCTGCCTCCCCATATCCAGTAAATTCTCCTGTTTCCTTCTCCTATGATGAATCCCATCCTGTTTCCTCTTCTCTTTCCTTTGAATAA